ATACGCGGATCATCCGGAAGGACCCCATGACAGAACAGATCCACACCGACGACGCCGTCGACCCGGTCGACCGTGTGCTCGCTCGCGCGGAAACCCGCAACGGCGCGCGGGCCACCACCTTCCCCGACGCCGGATCGCGCACGCTCGCGCCCGCCCAGGCCCTCCAGGATGCCTCGACGGTCGTCTCCGACGATTCGGACGGCGACCAGTGGGATCGCGAGGAGCGAGCCGCGCTGCGCCGCGTACCAGGGCTCTCGACCGAGCTCGAGGACGTCACCGAGGTCGAGTACCGACAGCTGCGACTGGAGAACGTCGTGCTGGTGGGCGTGCATCCCCAGGGTGAACAGGAGGAGGCGGAGAACTCGCTGCGCGAACTGGCCGCCCTCGCCGAGACGGCCGGTGCCGTCGTGCTCGACGGCGTGCTCCAGCGTCGCCCGAATCCCGACCCGGCGACCTACGTCGGGCGCGGGAAGGCCGAAGAGCTGCGCGACATCGTCGCCGCCGCCGGTGCCGACACCGTCGTGGCCGACGCCGAGCTGGCCCCGAGCCAGCGGCGCGCGCTCGAGGACGTCGTGAAGGTGAAGGTGATCGATCGCACCGCCGTCATCCTCGACATCTTCAGCCAGCACGCCAAGAGCCGCGAGGGCAAGGCCCAGGTCGAGCTCGCCCAGCTCGAGTACCTGCTCCCGCGACTGCGCGGGTGGGGTGAGTCGATGAGCCGACAGGCGGGTGGCCAGGTCGGTGCCGCCGGTGCAGGAATGGGGTCACGCGGTCCGGGTGAGACCAAGATCGAACTCGACCGGCGTCGCATCCGCACGCGAATGGCGCACCTCCGGCGGCAGATCCGTCAGTTCGCCCCGGCGCGCGACGCCAAGCGAGCCGAGCGCAAGCGGAACACGATCCCGTCGGTGGCCATCGCGGGGTACACCAACGCCGGGAAGTCCAGCCTGCTCAACAGGCTGACGCGCGCAGGCGTCCTCGTGGAGAACGCGCTGTTCGCGACGCTGGATGCCACGGTGCGCCGCTCCGAGACATCCGACGGACGGGTCTACACGATCTCCGACACCGTCGGATTCGTCCGAAACCTTCCGCACCAGCTCGTCGAGGCGTTCCGCTCCACCCTGGAGGAGGTCGGTGGCGCCGATGTGATCGTGCACGTCGTCGACGGTGCCCACCCCGATCCGGGCGCACAGCTGCAGACGGTGCGGGATGTGATCGGTGATGTCGGTGCGCGCGACACCCGCGAGATCGTGGTGTTCAACAAGGCCGACCTCGTCGATGCCGACACCCGGCTGGTGTTGCGCGGACTCGTGCCGAACGCGCACTTCGTGTCCTCGCGCACCGGCGAGGGAATCGAAGAGCTGCGCACAGCCATCGAAGACGCCCTGCCGCTGCCCGCGGTGGAGGTGCAGGCGGTGGTCCCCTACGACCGCGGCGACCTGGTGTCGGCTGCGCACGACTCCGGTCTCATCCTCACCGAGGAGCACCGGGCGGAGGGAACCTACCTCCACGCTCACGTCGGTGAGCGGCTCGCGGCCGAGCTCGCGCCGTTCCGGATCTGACGTCTCGCCGAACCGCTGCGACCACTCAGCCGGTCGGGTCGAGGTCGAGCGGCGGGACGTCCGCCGGGGTGAACCCGAAGGCGGCTCCCAAGAACGCGAGCTCTGTGCGCACCATGTCGACGACGGTCTCGCTCCGGCGGAATCCGTGCCCTTCACCCGGGTAGAGAACGTAGGCGTGGGGCACACCGCCGGCGCGCAGCGCGTCGCGGATGGCCTCCGACTGCGAGGGCGGAACCACGGCGTCCTCCTCTCCCTGCAGAAGCAGCACCGGAGCCTGGATGCGGTGGGCGTGGGTCAGCGGTGACCGCTCGAGGTAGACCGTCTCGCTGGCGGGAAGCGGCCCGATGAGGCCATCGAGGTAGCGCGCTTCGAAGTCGTGCGTCTCGGCCGCGAGGAGCCGGGCGTCGGCCACGCCGTATCGCGAGATGCCGGCGCCGAAGGCGTCGGAGGCGACCAGTGCTCCGAGCACCGTCCAGCCTCCTGCCGATCCGCCCGCGATCGCGATGCGGGCGGGGTCGGCGGTTCCGTCCGCGGCGAGGGAACGTGCGACGTCGATGACGTCGTCGACATCGACGACGCCCCACCGGCCCCGCAGACGTTCGCGGTATTCGCGGCCGAAGCCGCTGGAGCCTCCGTAGTTGACCTCGACCACGCCGATCCCCCGAGAGGTCAGGAAGAGCGTCTTCGGGCTGACAACGCCGGGCGCATGAGCGGTCGGGCCGCCGTGGACGAGCACGACGTACGGCGGAAGGGCGTCGTCGGGTCCCTGCACCTCCGGGTGGGTCGGGGGGAAGTCGACCGCGTGGACGACGCCGTGGCGTCCGTCGACGGTGAATCGCCGGGGGAGCGGCACCCAGGGGGAGACTCCTTCGTCGTGCCAGCGTCCGCCCGTCAGAAGGTGAACGCTCGGCCGCGACGGCTCGCGCAGATCGATGCGCCACAGCCCCGTGGGGGCGTCTTCCGGGCTTCCCGACACGAGGACGTCGGTGCCTGCTGCGTCCTCCACCAGGAGGTTGCCGACCGCGGGAACAGGGATGACGGTCACCACGCCGCCCGAGGAGAGGTGGACGAGTTCGTCGCGACCGCGTGTGCGCACGGCGACGACACCGTC
The Microbacterium sp. SLBN-154 DNA segment above includes these coding regions:
- a CDS encoding prolyl oligopeptidase family serine peptidase, which codes for MVAPLPRNSASAPARTLPFGTWPSRITADAVAAASPRLDGARFVGDEIWWAETVPEEQGRTTVRRAPRASVPGSQVDTLLPAPWSVRSRVHEYGGGAWGATPDGGLVFVEKSDQRVWLLSPGSTPTPLTPAVSGQALGGLCVTRGRVLAVREVLGEPVTHDIVEIPLDGSAADDIDRVTSLTAGSDFVAQPALSPDGSLLAWLAWDHPHMPWDRAEVRVRRLDDGEPAGRRVAGGASAALQPEWTADGALLYADDVSGFWNLHRLDPADDRAEVIAPDERDTGGPLWVLGSRWFAPLTDGVVAVRTRGRDELVHLSSGGVVTVIPVPAVGNLLVEDAAGTDVLVSGSPEDAPTGLWRIDLREPSRPSVHLLTGGRWHDEGVSPWVPLPRRFTVDGRHGVVHAVDFPPTHPEVQGPDDALPPYVVLVHGGPTAHAPGVVSPKTLFLTSRGIGVVEVNYGGSSGFGREYRERLRGRWGVVDVDDVIDVARSLAADGTADPARIAIAGGSAGGWTVLGALVASDAFGAGISRYGVADARLLAAETHDFEARYLDGLIGPLPASETVYLERSPLTHAHRIQAPVLLLQGEEDAVVPPSQSEAIRDALRAGGVPHAYVLYPGEGHGFRRSETVVDMVRTELAFLGAAFGFTPADVPPLDLDPTG
- the hflX gene encoding GTPase HflX — protein: MTEQIHTDDAVDPVDRVLARAETRNGARATTFPDAGSRTLAPAQALQDASTVVSDDSDGDQWDREERAALRRVPGLSTELEDVTEVEYRQLRLENVVLVGVHPQGEQEEAENSLRELAALAETAGAVVLDGVLQRRPNPDPATYVGRGKAEELRDIVAAAGADTVVADAELAPSQRRALEDVVKVKVIDRTAVILDIFSQHAKSREGKAQVELAQLEYLLPRLRGWGESMSRQAGGQVGAAGAGMGSRGPGETKIELDRRRIRTRMAHLRRQIRQFAPARDAKRAERKRNTIPSVAIAGYTNAGKSSLLNRLTRAGVLVENALFATLDATVRRSETSDGRVYTISDTVGFVRNLPHQLVEAFRSTLEEVGGADVIVHVVDGAHPDPGAQLQTVRDVIGDVGARDTREIVVFNKADLVDADTRLVLRGLVPNAHFVSSRTGEGIEELRTAIEDALPLPAVEVQAVVPYDRGDLVSAAHDSGLILTEEHRAEGTYLHAHVGERLAAELAPFRI